A genomic stretch from Armatimonadota bacterium includes:
- a CDS encoding FAD binding domain-containing protein, translating to MRIHLPRTLDEALEIKARDPEAVPLAGGTDLMVLLNFGRLRPPALLEISRLPELRTWRRENGRFFLGAGLTYSRILSSLAEFRPLVQASRSVGSPQIRNRGTVGGNLGTASPAGDALPVLAAYDAEIVLVSAGGRTRRLPWHRFLVGPKQTSLAPDELILGAQWTVTRGPGSFSKVGTRNAMVIAVASLCLVLDEDRRQVRVALGSVGPTVLRAPEAEAFAAGVLGAAGAWDDPRAPVPEAALEEFGERVAAAARPIDDVRGTAAYRRHACRVLGRRALSWALADRRLEH from the coding sequence ATGCGCATCCATCTCCCGCGGACGCTCGACGAGGCCCTCGAGATCAAGGCCCGGGATCCGGAGGCGGTGCCCCTGGCCGGCGGCACCGACCTCATGGTCCTGCTGAACTTCGGCCGGCTCCGTCCCCCGGCGCTGCTGGAGATCAGCCGCCTCCCTGAACTGCGGACCTGGCGCCGCGAGAACGGGAGGTTCTTCCTCGGGGCCGGGCTGACCTACAGCCGCATCCTCTCGTCCCTGGCCGAGTTCCGGCCGCTGGTCCAGGCGTCGCGGTCCGTGGGCTCGCCGCAGATCCGCAACCGCGGCACGGTGGGCGGGAACCTCGGCACGGCCTCGCCGGCCGGGGACGCCCTGCCGGTGCTGGCCGCCTACGACGCGGAGATCGTCCTGGTCAGCGCGGGCGGCAGGACGCGCCGCCTGCCCTGGCACCGGTTCCTGGTGGGGCCGAAGCAGACGTCCCTGGCCCCCGACGAGCTGATCCTCGGGGCGCAGTGGACGGTGACGCGCGGCCCCGGATCCTTCTCCAAGGTCGGCACGCGCAACGCGATGGTCATCGCCGTGGCCAGCCTGTGCCTGGTGCTGGACGAAGACCGGCGCCAGGTCCGCGTCGCCCTCGGTTCGGTGGGGCCCACGGTCCTGCGCGCCCCCGAGGCGGAGGCCTTCGCCGCCGGTGTTTTGGGCGCCGCCGGGGCGTGGGACGATCCCCGGGCGCCGGTTCCAGAGGCGGCGCTCGAGGAGTTCGGGGAACGCGTCGCCGCCGCGGCCAGGCCCATCGACGACGTACGCGGGACGGCGGCCTACCGCCGACATGCCTGCCGGGTCCTCGGACGCCGGGCCCTGTCCTGGGCGCTGGCAGACCGGCGGCTGGAGCACTGA